Proteins encoded within one genomic window of Bacillus sp. F19:
- the asd gene encoding aspartate-semialdehyde dehydrogenase: MNTNGYHVAVLGATGAVGQQMLQTLEERDFPISKLTLLSSARSAGKKVMFKGEEYEVQAASPDSFKGVQIALFSAGGSVSKEFAPEAVKHGAIVVDNTSAFRMDEHVPLVVPEVNEEDLTKHNGIIANPNCSTIQMVVALEPLRQAHGLNKVIVSTYQAVSGSGAAAIEELKTQSEAILKGEEFTPEILPVKGDKKHFQIAFNAIPQIDKFEENGFTFEEMKMMNETKKIMHMSNLEIAATCVRIPIETGHSESVYIELDSDSVSVRDIHELLKGASGVTLQDDPLTQTYPMPADCVGKNDVFVGRIRKDPDRANGFHLWIVSDNLLKGAAWNSVQIAESLVKLKLV, encoded by the coding sequence ATGAATACAAATGGTTATCATGTTGCTGTCCTTGGCGCAACAGGCGCAGTCGGACAGCAAATGCTGCAGACTTTGGAAGAGCGGGACTTTCCTATTTCTAAATTGACTTTATTGTCTTCTGCAAGATCAGCCGGCAAAAAAGTGATGTTTAAAGGAGAGGAATATGAAGTTCAGGCTGCAAGCCCTGACAGCTTTAAAGGCGTACAGATTGCCCTTTTCAGCGCAGGCGGCAGTGTTTCTAAAGAATTTGCTCCTGAAGCAGTCAAGCACGGGGCAATTGTTGTTGATAATACAAGTGCCTTCCGCATGGATGAGCATGTTCCGCTTGTTGTTCCGGAAGTAAACGAGGAAGATTTAACCAAACATAACGGCATTATTGCCAATCCAAACTGCTCTACCATACAAATGGTTGTCGCTCTTGAACCTTTGCGTCAGGCTCATGGCTTAAACAAAGTAATCGTATCGACATACCAGGCAGTATCAGGATCTGGCGCCGCTGCAATTGAAGAACTGAAAACTCAGTCGGAAGCAATCTTGAAAGGCGAAGAGTTTACTCCTGAAATTCTGCCTGTAAAAGGGGACAAAAAGCATTTTCAGATCGCTTTTAATGCGATTCCTCAAATTGACAAATTTGAAGAAAATGGCTTCACTTTCGAAGAAATGAAAATGATGAATGAAACGAAAAAAATCATGCACATGTCAAACCTTGAAATAGCAGCTACATGCGTGCGAATTCCGATTGAGACTGGTCATTCTGAATCTGTTTACATTGAACTTGATTCGGATTCTGTCAGCGTGAGAGATATTCATGAATTATTAAAAGGTGCATCGGGAGTTACTCTTCAGGATGATCCGCTTACCCAAACATATCCAATGCCTGCAGATTGTGTAGGGAAAAATGATGTATTTGTCGGACGCATCCGCAAAGATCCTGATCGTGCAAATGGCTTCCATTTATGGATCGTGTCTGATAATCTTTTAAAAGGCGCAGCATGGAATTCCGTTCAAATTGCAGAAAGCCTTGTTAAATTGAAATTAGTATAA
- a CDS encoding insulinase family protein has product MIKKYTCQNGVRIVLENIPHVRSVAIGVWIGTGSRNENEKNNGISHFLEHMFFKGTKTRSAREIAESFDSIGGQVNAFTSKEYTCYYAKVLDEHSDYALEVLADMFFNSTFDDIELKKEKNVVYEEIKMYEDTPDDIVHDLLSKATYGEHPLGYPILGTEETLAKFESDTLREYMDQYYTPENVVISVAGNISESFISEVEKQFGSFETSQKGTEIGAPAFMNQKLARKKDTEQAHLCIGFDGLQVGHEKIYDLIVLNNVLGGSMSSRLFQDVREQKGLAYSVFSYHSSYQDNGMLTIYGGTGRAQLDVLFETIQETLATLKKEGITSKELTNSIEQMKGNLMLSLESTNSRMSRNGKNELLLGRHRSLDEMIEMINEVTADNVNALAKQLFTDDYSIALISPDGNLPSALKQ; this is encoded by the coding sequence TTGATTAAAAAGTATACATGCCAAAATGGTGTAAGAATAGTGCTCGAAAATATCCCTCATGTTAGATCGGTTGCAATTGGGGTATGGATTGGAACGGGCTCAAGAAATGAAAATGAAAAAAACAATGGGATTTCGCACTTTTTAGAGCATATGTTTTTCAAAGGAACTAAAACAAGATCAGCACGTGAAATAGCTGAATCTTTTGACAGCATCGGCGGGCAAGTAAACGCTTTTACTTCAAAAGAATATACGTGCTATTATGCGAAAGTGCTTGATGAACATTCAGATTATGCGCTCGAAGTCCTTGCAGATATGTTCTTCAACTCAACGTTTGATGATATTGAACTGAAAAAAGAAAAAAACGTTGTATATGAAGAAATTAAAATGTATGAAGATACTCCTGACGATATCGTACATGATTTGCTCAGCAAAGCTACATACGGTGAGCATCCGCTTGGGTATCCGATTTTAGGAACGGAAGAAACGCTTGCAAAATTCGAAAGCGACACATTGCGAGAGTATATGGATCAATATTATACTCCAGAGAATGTCGTGATTTCTGTAGCAGGCAATATTTCAGAGAGCTTTATTTCAGAAGTTGAAAAACAATTCGGTTCGTTTGAGACGAGTCAAAAGGGAACTGAAATTGGTGCACCGGCATTCATGAATCAGAAGCTTGCGCGCAAAAAAGATACAGAGCAGGCTCACCTTTGCATCGGTTTTGACGGACTTCAAGTTGGACATGAAAAAATCTATGATTTAATCGTACTAAACAACGTTCTTGGCGGCAGCATGAGCTCAAGACTGTTCCAGGATGTCCGCGAGCAAAAAGGACTTGCCTATTCAGTCTTTTCTTATCACTCCTCATATCAGGATAATGGCATGCTGACGATTTACGGAGGCACAGGGCGAGCACAGCTTGATGTTCTGTTTGAAACAATCCAGGAAACGCTTGCTACATTGAAAAAAGAAGGCATAACTTCCAAAGAACTCACAAACAGCATAGAACAAATGAAAGGCAATTTGATGCTCAGCTTAGAAAGCACGAACAGCCGCATGAGCCGAAACGGTAAGAATGAACTCCTTCTTGGGCGCCATCGCAGCCTGGACGAAATGATCGAAATGATAAATGAAGTAACGGCAGATAATGTCAATGCCCTTGCAAAACAATTATTTACTGATGATTACTCCATTGCTCTGATCAGCCCGGACGGTAATCTTCCTTCTGCCTTAAAACAATAA
- the dpaA gene encoding dipicolinic acid synthetase subunit A, whose amino-acid sequence MLTGLNIAVIGGDARQLEVIRKLTELDAKLFLVGFDQLDHGFTGAEKLKLAEVHFEEIDVIILPVPGTNLEGHVDTIFSNEEVVLTEEIIQRTPPHCIIYSGISNPYLDGIIDGENRELVQLFERDDVAIYNSIPTVEGTIMMAIQHTDFTIHGSRIAVLGLGRVGMSVARTFSALGAKVKVGARKSSHIARIIEMGLESFQLEDLEKQVSQIDICINTIPYHIVTAKVISKMPAHTLIIDLASKPGGTDFKYAEKRGIKALLAPGLPGIVAPKTAGQIVANVLAALLTEEFSKRKGSSS is encoded by the coding sequence ATGCTAACAGGACTTAATATAGCAGTCATTGGAGGAGATGCCCGGCAGCTGGAGGTCATCCGGAAATTGACAGAACTAGATGCAAAGCTTTTTTTAGTAGGCTTTGACCAGCTTGATCATGGATTTACCGGAGCCGAGAAATTGAAGCTTGCCGAAGTGCATTTTGAAGAAATAGATGTCATTATTTTGCCTGTTCCCGGAACGAATTTAGAGGGGCACGTCGATACAATCTTCTCCAATGAAGAAGTAGTGTTAACGGAGGAGATCATCCAAAGAACACCTCCTCATTGCATCATTTATTCTGGAATCAGCAATCCATACTTAGACGGAATAATTGATGGAGAGAACCGAGAACTTGTTCAGCTTTTTGAAAGAGATGATGTAGCGATCTACAATTCCATTCCGACCGTAGAAGGAACAATTATGATGGCTATTCAGCACACTGATTTTACGATTCACGGTTCAAGAATTGCTGTACTGGGACTTGGACGTGTAGGTATGAGCGTTGCCCGTACATTCTCGGCACTTGGAGCAAAAGTGAAGGTCGGAGCAAGAAAGTCTTCGCATATTGCAAGAATTATTGAAATGGGGCTTGAGTCCTTTCAGCTTGAGGATCTAGAAAAACAAGTTTCACAAATAGATATCTGCATTAATACGATTCCTTATCACATCGTGACGGCAAAAGTGATTTCCAAAATGCCTGCCCACACACTGATTATTGACCTTGCATCAAAGCCGGGGGGAACGGATTTTAAATATGCTGAAAAAAGGGGCATAAAAGCATTGCTCGCACCGGGTCTTCCGGGAATAGTCGCACCGAAAACGGCCGGTCAGATTGTGGCAAACGTATTGGCGGCGCTGCTTACAGAGGAATTCTCCAAAAGGAAGGGGTCATCATCATGA
- a CDS encoding YlmC/YmxH family sporulation protein: MRLSELSGKEIVDVKRAERLGILGQTDLEINEQTGQITALVIPSVKWFGFRKQGNEIRVPWLHIKKIGTDMIILDIEDDQIKLLE, from the coding sequence ATGAGGCTGAGCGAGCTGAGCGGGAAAGAAATTGTGGATGTGAAAAGAGCAGAGAGATTAGGAATTTTAGGACAGACGGACCTGGAAATTAATGAGCAGACTGGTCAAATAACTGCACTTGTCATTCCATCAGTAAAATGGTTCGGATTCAGAAAGCAGGGAAATGAAATCAGAGTGCCCTGGCTTCACATTAAAAAGATCGGCACCGATATGATTATTTTAGACATAGAAGATGATCAAATAAAACTTTTAGAGTAA
- the dpaB gene encoding dipicolinate synthase subunit B, with amino-acid sequence MKVKGKRIGFGLTGSHCTYDAVYPQIKRLIDEGADVMPVVTNTVKATNTRFGKGEEWIKKIEELTGHKVIDSIVGAEPLGPKIPLDCMVVAPMTGNSMSKLANAMTESPVLMAAKATLRNHKPVVVGISTNDGLGLNGANLMKLMAAKNMYFIPFGQDAPFKKPNSLVAKMDLLLETVEAALEHSQFQPVIIEKFRDDE; translated from the coding sequence ATGAAGGTTAAAGGCAAAAGAATCGGATTTGGATTAACAGGGTCTCACTGCACATATGATGCAGTTTATCCGCAGATTAAACGATTGATTGACGAAGGAGCAGATGTGATGCCTGTCGTCACAAATACGGTTAAAGCTACAAATACAAGATTTGGCAAAGGTGAAGAGTGGATAAAAAAGATTGAGGAGCTGACAGGTCATAAAGTCATTGATTCCATTGTAGGAGCAGAACCGCTTGGGCCAAAAATTCCGCTTGACTGCATGGTTGTTGCTCCGATGACAGGAAATTCAATGAGCAAACTTGCAAATGCAATGACAGAATCACCGGTGCTGATGGCTGCGAAGGCTACTTTAAGAAACCATAAGCCGGTGGTAGTTGGCATTTCTACGAATGACGGGCTTGGTTTAAATGGGGCGAATCTGATGAAGCTCATGGCTGCAAAGAATATGTATTTTATTCCATTTGGCCAGGATGCTCCATTTAAAAAACCAAATTCATTAGTGGCCAAAATGGACTTATTATTGGAAACAGTGGAAGCAGCATTAGAGCATTCGCAGTTTCAGCCGGTAATCATTGAAAAATTTCGTGATGACGAATAG
- the rpsO gene encoding 30S ribosomal protein S15, with translation MAITQERKNEIITEYRTHDTDTGSPEVQIAILTEDINNLNGHLRVHKKDHHSRRGLLKMVGKRRNLLTYLRNNDVTRYRDLINKLGLRR, from the coding sequence ATGGCAATCACTCAAGAACGTAAGAATGAAATTATCACTGAGTACAGAACGCATGATACGGACACTGGTTCTCCAGAAGTTCAAATCGCTATCCTAACTGAGGATATTAACAATCTTAATGGACATTTACGTGTTCACAAGAAAGACCACCATTCACGTCGCGGTCTTTTGAAAATGGTAGGTAAACGCCGTAATCTTTTGACGTACCTGCGCAATAATGACGTAACTCGTTATCGTGACCTAATCAACAAGCTTGGTTTACGCCGATAA
- the rbfA gene encoding 30S ribosome-binding factor RbfA, translating into MSLRANRVGEQMKKELGEIISRKIKDPRIGFVTVTDVRVSGDLQIAKVYISVLGDEEKRENTLKGLAKAKGFIRSEIGQRIRLRKTPEILFEFDESVDYGNRIETLIHEINQENKQED; encoded by the coding sequence ATGAGTTTACGAGCGAACAGAGTCGGCGAACAAATGAAAAAGGAATTAGGCGAAATTATCAGCCGGAAAATTAAAGATCCCCGCATCGGATTTGTTACGGTGACAGATGTAAGAGTTTCCGGAGATCTGCAAATAGCAAAAGTCTACATTTCAGTTCTTGGAGATGAAGAAAAGAGAGAAAACACTTTAAAAGGCCTTGCAAAAGCAAAAGGCTTTATCCGTTCTGAAATCGGACAGCGCATAAGGCTGAGAAAAACACCTGAAATCCTTTTTGAATTTGATGAATCCGTTGATTATGGAAATCGGATCGAAACACTGATCCACGAAATTAATCAAGAAAACAAGCAGGAAGATTAA
- the pnp gene encoding polyribonucleotide nucleotidyltransferase translates to MGQEKQVFSIDWAGRELTVEVGQLAKQANGAALIRYGDTAVLSTATASKEPKTVDFFPLTVNYEERLYAVGKIPGGFIKREGRPSEKAILASRLIDRPLRPLFADGFRNEVQVVSIVMSVDQDCSSEMAAMFGSSLALTVSDIPFEGPIAGVVVGRADDKFVINPTVEQMDKSDINLIVAGTKDAINMVEAGANEVPEETMLEAIMFGHNEIKRLIAFQEEIAAQVGKAKSEVKLYVLDADLETSIREMAEKDLLSAIQVQEKHAREEAINEVKKTVVAHFEEQEAEADTLKQVKEILSKLVKQEVRRLITEDKIRPDGRKIDEIRPLSSEVGLLSRTHGSGLFTRGQTQALSICTLGALGDVQILDGLGIEETKRFMHHYNFPLFSVGETGFMRGPGRREIGHGALGERALEPVIPSEKDFPYTVRLVSEVLESNGSTSQASICASTLAMMDAGVPLKAPVAGIAMGLVKSGEHYSVLTDIQGMEDHLGDMDFKVAGTAKGVTALQMDIKIEGLSREILEEALLQAKKGRMEILDSMLATIKEPRTELSQYAPKILMMAINPDKIRDVIGPSGKQINKIIEETGVKIDIEQDGTVFIASTNEEMNQKAKQIIEDIVREVVVGQMYLGKVKRVEKFGAFVEIFNGKDGLVHISELAEERVGKVEDVVKIGDELLVKVTEIDKQGRVNLSRKAVLRDEKEKEKQNS, encoded by the coding sequence ATGGGACAAGAAAAACAAGTGTTCTCCATTGATTGGGCTGGAAGAGAATTGACCGTTGAAGTTGGCCAGCTGGCAAAACAGGCAAACGGCGCGGCACTGATCCGCTATGGAGACACAGCTGTATTAAGTACAGCAACAGCATCAAAAGAACCGAAAACAGTTGATTTTTTCCCGTTAACTGTCAATTATGAAGAACGCCTTTATGCAGTTGGTAAAATTCCTGGAGGCTTTATTAAACGCGAAGGCCGCCCAAGTGAAAAAGCAATCCTTGCAAGCCGTCTGATTGACCGTCCATTGCGTCCATTGTTTGCTGATGGTTTCCGAAATGAAGTACAGGTTGTCAGCATTGTAATGAGTGTCGATCAGGACTGTTCATCTGAAATGGCGGCAATGTTCGGTTCATCCCTTGCTTTAACTGTATCTGACATTCCATTTGAAGGTCCGATTGCAGGTGTAGTTGTCGGCCGTGCTGATGATAAATTTGTCATCAATCCGACAGTTGAACAAATGGATAAAAGTGATATCAATTTAATTGTTGCAGGCACAAAAGATGCTATTAACATGGTAGAAGCAGGAGCAAATGAAGTTCCTGAAGAAACAATGCTTGAAGCGATCATGTTCGGTCATAATGAAATCAAACGTCTGATTGCATTCCAAGAAGAGATTGCAGCTCAAGTCGGGAAAGCAAAATCAGAAGTGAAACTATATGTTCTTGATGCGGATCTTGAGACAAGCATTCGTGAAATGGCTGAAAAAGACTTGCTGTCAGCGATTCAAGTGCAGGAAAAACATGCACGCGAAGAAGCAATAAATGAAGTAAAGAAAACAGTAGTTGCCCATTTTGAAGAGCAGGAAGCAGAAGCTGACACTCTTAAACAAGTGAAAGAAATCCTCTCTAAATTAGTCAAACAAGAAGTCCGCCGTCTGATCACTGAAGATAAGATCCGCCCGGATGGCCGTAAAATTGATGAGATCCGTCCTCTTTCTTCAGAAGTCGGCTTGTTATCCCGCACACATGGTTCAGGTCTGTTCACACGCGGGCAAACTCAGGCTCTCAGCATTTGTACGCTTGGAGCACTGGGAGATGTCCAGATTCTTGATGGTCTCGGCATTGAAGAAACAAAACGCTTTATGCATCATTACAATTTCCCGCTGTTCAGCGTAGGGGAAACTGGATTTATGCGTGGACCTGGACGCCGTGAAATCGGCCATGGAGCGCTCGGCGAAAGAGCTCTTGAGCCTGTTATTCCTTCAGAAAAGGATTTTCCGTACACAGTCCGTCTTGTATCAGAAGTTCTTGAATCAAACGGTTCAACATCACAAGCAAGTATTTGCGCAAGCACACTTGCCATGATGGATGCTGGTGTTCCGCTTAAAGCTCCTGTAGCAGGAATTGCAATGGGACTTGTGAAGTCAGGAGAGCATTACTCAGTGCTGACTGATATTCAGGGAATGGAAGATCACCTGGGAGATATGGACTTTAAAGTTGCAGGTACAGCTAAAGGCGTAACTGCCCTTCAAATGGATATTAAAATTGAAGGATTATCCCGTGAAATTTTAGAAGAAGCTCTTCTGCAGGCTAAAAAAGGACGCATGGAAATCCTTGATTCAATGCTTGCAACAATTAAAGAGCCTCGTACAGAGCTTTCTCAGTATGCTCCTAAAATCTTAATGATGGCGATTAATCCTGATAAAATCCGTGATGTTATTGGACCAAGCGGTAAACAAATCAATAAAATCATCGAAGAAACTGGCGTTAAAATTGACATTGAACAAGACGGAACGGTCTTTATTGCATCAACGAATGAGGAAATGAATCAAAAAGCGAAGCAAATTATTGAAGACATTGTCCGCGAAGTTGTTGTTGGACAAATGTATTTAGGAAAAGTGAAGCGCGTTGAAAAGTTCGGTGCTTTCGTTGAAATATTCAATGGCAAAGACGGTTTAGTACACATTTCTGAACTCGCAGAAGAGCGCGTTGGAAAAGTTGAGGATGTTGTTAAAATCGGTGATGAGTTGCTTGTGAAGGTAACTGAAATTGATAAACAAGGTCGCGTCAATCTTTCTAGAAAAGCAGTTCTTCGTGACGAGAAAGAAAAAGAAAAGCAAAATTCTTAA
- the ribF gene encoding bifunctional riboflavin kinase/FAD synthetase, producing MKTIKLTHPHSLKDIEMPRLAMALGYFDGVHRGHQEVILTAKKTAEEKGLKSAVMTFDPHPSVVLRKNIQHVEAITTLQDKIDLIEKLEIDYLFIIQFSEEFAALLPQEFVDQYIIRLNVKHVIAGFDYSYGRLGKGTMETLPFHSRSAFDQTTISKQTDHDRKISSTLIREVLRSGDVEYASRLLNRPHRVNGTVIHGDKRGRTIGFPTANIELDGAYITPPTGVYAVRFQIDDAVYNGVCNIGYKPTFYDEKKVKPSIEVHIFEFNKSIYGKNVSIFWYKRIRSEQKFSSIDKLIEQIGKDKASAEQFFQDLQD from the coding sequence GTGAAAACGATCAAACTAACGCATCCGCACTCTTTAAAAGACATAGAAATGCCCCGGCTGGCAATGGCGCTTGGCTATTTTGACGGCGTTCATCGTGGGCATCAGGAAGTGATATTGACAGCTAAAAAAACAGCAGAAGAAAAAGGATTAAAAAGTGCAGTTATGACGTTTGATCCTCATCCTTCGGTGGTTTTAAGAAAAAATATTCAGCATGTTGAGGCAATTACAACACTGCAGGATAAAATTGATTTAATTGAAAAGCTTGAAATCGACTATCTTTTTATCATTCAATTTTCCGAAGAGTTTGCAGCACTGCTGCCCCAGGAATTCGTTGACCAATACATTATCAGGCTGAATGTAAAGCACGTAATAGCAGGCTTTGATTATTCCTATGGCAGGCTTGGAAAAGGTACGATGGAAACCTTGCCTTTTCATTCAAGAAGCGCTTTTGATCAAACGACAATCAGCAAGCAGACAGATCATGACCGGAAAATCAGTTCAACTCTGATCAGGGAGGTGCTGAGAAGCGGGGATGTTGAGTATGCTTCCCGCCTTCTTAACAGGCCGCACAGAGTAAACGGAACAGTGATACATGGAGATAAGCGCGGCAGAACGATTGGCTTTCCAACGGCAAATATAGAGCTTGACGGGGCATACATAACCCCTCCGACAGGGGTGTACGCGGTCAGATTTCAAATAGACGATGCGGTTTATAACGGGGTATGCAACATTGGCTACAAACCAACCTTTTACGATGAAAAAAAAGTAAAACCAAGCATAGAAGTCCATATTTTTGAGTTTAATAAATCTATATATGGAAAGAATGTTTCTATATTCTGGTATAAACGGATAAGAAGCGAGCAAAAATTCAGTTCGATTGACAAACTGATCGAGCAAATTGGAAAAGATAAAGCTTCCGCTGAACAATTTTTTCAGGATCTGCAAGATTAA
- the truB gene encoding tRNA pseudouridine(55) synthase TruB: MEGVLLINKPAGMTSHDCVAKMRRIAKTKKVGHTGTLDPDVTGVLPVCLGRATKIVEYLTAASKTYEAEVTLGFSTTTEDASGAVVEKKKVDTIITKKDAEEALQALTGEIDQVPPMYSAVKIGGKKLYEYARAGQTIERPKRKITIHEMTILSDIETKGDTVSFRFKVQCSKGTYVRTLAVMIGEQLGYPAHMSHLIRTASGPFLIDQCHTFEEIEKMADESRLQDILIPISTALNHLPKLSINDTLAKKVKNGAVLEVPAGFEHDAAEDSIAVYDEQGTCLAIYKQHPEKPHFLKPSKVLVI; this comes from the coding sequence ATGGAAGGTGTTTTGTTAATTAATAAGCCTGCCGGAATGACCTCACATGATTGTGTGGCAAAAATGAGAAGAATCGCTAAGACAAAAAAAGTCGGACATACCGGAACCCTCGATCCAGATGTCACAGGAGTACTTCCTGTCTGCCTGGGACGTGCAACTAAGATTGTTGAATATTTAACTGCAGCATCGAAAACATATGAAGCAGAAGTTACTTTAGGCTTCTCAACAACCACAGAGGATGCCTCGGGCGCTGTTGTTGAAAAGAAGAAAGTGGATACTATTATCACTAAGAAAGATGCAGAAGAAGCACTGCAAGCTCTGACAGGTGAAATCGATCAGGTTCCTCCAATGTATTCGGCAGTGAAAATAGGCGGTAAAAAACTGTATGAATACGCCAGAGCAGGACAGACAATTGAGAGGCCAAAAAGAAAAATCACGATTCATGAGATGACAATCTTATCTGACATAGAAACTAAAGGGGACACGGTTTCTTTTCGTTTTAAAGTTCAATGTTCCAAAGGTACATATGTAAGAACCCTTGCTGTGATGATCGGCGAACAATTGGGATATCCTGCCCATATGTCACATTTGATCAGAACAGCATCAGGTCCGTTTTTAATTGATCAATGCCACACCTTTGAAGAAATCGAAAAAATGGCAGATGAAAGCAGACTGCAGGATATTCTCATCCCGATCAGCACAGCTTTAAATCATTTGCCCAAATTGTCCATAAATGATACATTAGCAAAGAAAGTGAAAAATGGTGCTGTGCTTGAGGTTCCAGCTGGTTTTGAACATGATGCGGCTGAAGATTCGATTGCCGTATATGACGAACAGGGAACTTGCCTCGCGATTTATAAGCAGCATCCTGAAAAACCTCACTTCCTTAAACCTTCCAAAGTCCTTGTCATCTGA
- a CDS encoding polysaccharide deacetylase family protein, protein MKRFHYLSIALILIISAAVIQNPFTSAYVSTVKVAEVSAVKQPDELYQTIAAKVKDYEKPAQDAQIHTVWKATPGYNGITIDIDESYKKMKKIGDFDEKQLVFKQIKPKVHLSDLPSAPIYRGHPDKTMVSFLINVAWGNEYLPSMLDVLDKHGVKATFFLEGRWAKENPVLVKTIKEAGHEIGNHSYSHPDMARITTDQIRKQIGSTNDVIKEITGAAPVWFAPPSGSYRQDVITVADEFKMETVLWSVDTIDWQKPEPGVLVERVLKKVHNGAMILMHPTDSTSRSLETLIQSIKQKGYSFGSVSMLLDEERLPASN, encoded by the coding sequence ATGAAGAGGTTTCACTATTTAAGCATCGCGCTCATATTGATCATATCTGCTGCTGTCATTCAGAATCCATTTACATCAGCCTATGTGTCTACAGTGAAAGTTGCAGAAGTTTCAGCTGTAAAGCAGCCCGATGAACTCTACCAGACAATCGCTGCAAAGGTGAAGGATTATGAAAAACCGGCACAGGATGCTCAAATACATACGGTCTGGAAAGCGACTCCTGGCTACAACGGCATAACCATTGATATTGATGAGTCGTATAAAAAGATGAAGAAAATTGGGGATTTTGATGAAAAGCAGCTTGTCTTTAAGCAGATAAAACCAAAAGTGCACTTATCCGACCTGCCTTCAGCCCCGATTTACAGGGGGCACCCTGATAAAACGATGGTTTCCTTTCTCATTAATGTTGCCTGGGGCAATGAATATCTTCCATCTATGCTTGACGTGCTTGATAAGCATGGAGTAAAAGCTACCTTTTTCTTAGAAGGAAGATGGGCAAAAGAAAATCCTGTACTTGTTAAAACAATAAAAGAGGCCGGTCATGAAATTGGGAATCATTCCTATTCCCATCCTGATATGGCAAGGATCACAACAGATCAAATCCGTAAACAGATTGGTTCAACAAATGACGTCATCAAAGAGATTACAGGTGCCGCTCCAGTCTGGTTCGCACCTCCAAGCGGAAGCTACAGGCAGGACGTGATTACCGTAGCAGATGAATTTAAGATGGAAACAGTGCTCTGGTCTGTTGATACAATTGACTGGCAAAAGCCTGAGCCCGGCGTTTTAGTTGAACGTGTTCTTAAAAAGGTTCATAATGGTGCTATGATTCTCATGCATCCCACTGATTCCACGTCGAGAAGTTTAGAAACATTGATTCAGTCAATTAAACAGAAGGGATATTCTTTCGGTTCTGTATCAATGCTCTTGGATGAAGAACGGCTGCCGGCATCAAACTAA